Proteins from one Salinispora arenicola genomic window:
- a CDS encoding ABC transporter ATP-binding protein — MRQRVEHPVESATSGPEPLVVTGLSVRRVGDGQLVLPATDLRLGAGEVVAVIGASGTGKSSLLHALMGSLPTGLHRDGGLVRWRGRTIPEGRAARRWRRAHCGYAGQDPILALNPFWSVARLVGEQVNGSRRDRARRVREVCDLLGLHAELASRRGGELSGGQAQRVALARALAAEPDVLLLDEPTSALDAATREMIVEAVRARRDGCTLLVTHDPFLASAADRVVDLAAPSTVMRPSTATQSTATRPSTATSPPVRNSAATPPASGPRTAPLLAIQGLRVTRPDGAPLLEDVHLNLAHGSWTAILGPSGSGKTSLLYAIVGRRPRQCGRLLLGGHPLPADVRQRDREQRRAVQLVGQHPAGELNPAYRVGAAVARPLAVLHGLRRHDRARETLRLLGSVGLTAEIAHRRPHALSGGQRQRVALARALAARPRVLLLDEPTSALDRASAAVVLDLLDELRDDGLTILSVTHDPTVATRADRVLHVHHRRLVEGRTDGPLPLTDNRTEENRCPLK, encoded by the coding sequence ATGAGACAGCGCGTCGAGCACCCGGTCGAGTCCGCGACGTCCGGGCCGGAGCCCTTGGTGGTGACGGGACTGTCGGTGCGTCGGGTCGGCGACGGCCAACTCGTGTTGCCGGCCACGGACCTCCGGCTCGGCGCCGGTGAGGTCGTCGCGGTCATCGGAGCTTCCGGGACAGGCAAGAGCAGCCTGCTGCACGCTCTTATGGGGAGCCTGCCGACGGGTCTGCACCGCGACGGGGGATTGGTGCGCTGGCGTGGCCGGACGATCCCGGAGGGCCGGGCGGCTCGCCGTTGGCGGCGGGCGCACTGCGGGTATGCGGGGCAGGACCCGATCCTCGCGCTGAACCCGTTTTGGTCGGTCGCGCGTCTGGTGGGCGAACAGGTGAACGGTTCCCGACGGGACCGGGCACGGCGCGTCCGTGAGGTGTGTGACCTGCTCGGCCTGCACGCCGAACTTGCCAGCCGGCGGGGCGGCGAACTCTCCGGCGGCCAGGCTCAACGGGTCGCTCTAGCCCGCGCCTTGGCCGCCGAGCCGGACGTCCTGCTGCTCGACGAGCCGACCTCGGCCCTGGACGCGGCGACCCGGGAGATGATTGTCGAGGCGGTGCGGGCGCGGCGGGACGGCTGCACCCTGTTGGTGACCCACGACCCGTTTCTTGCTTCCGCCGCTGACCGGGTGGTGGACCTGGCGGCGCCCTCCACCGTGATGCGACCGTCCACCGCCACGCAGTCCACCGCGACGCGACCGTCCACCGCGACGTCGCCACCAGTGCGAAACTCGGCCGCCACACCCCCGGCGTCCGGCCCCCGCACCGCACCGCTTCTGGCCATACAAGGGCTGCGGGTGACCCGACCGGACGGCGCACCGCTGTTGGAAGACGTGCACCTGAACCTGGCCCATGGCTCGTGGACCGCAATTCTCGGCCCTTCCGGCAGTGGCAAGACGAGTCTGCTGTACGCCATCGTCGGTCGCCGTCCACGCCAATGCGGGCGACTGTTGCTGGGCGGGCATCCGCTGCCGGCCGACGTACGGCAGCGCGACCGCGAGCAGCGACGCGCCGTCCAACTCGTCGGTCAGCATCCGGCTGGGGAGCTCAATCCGGCGTACCGGGTCGGCGCCGCCGTCGCCCGTCCGCTGGCGGTGCTGCATGGCCTGCGCCGCCATGACCGGGCCAGGGAAACCCTGCGTCTTCTCGGCTCGGTCGGGCTCACGGCCGAAATCGCACACCGACGTCCACACGCGCTCTCCGGCGGTCAACGCCAACGGGTCGCGCTGGCCCGGGCCTTGGCCGCGCGGCCAAGGGTGCTGCTGCTTGACGAGCCGACCTCGGCGCTCGACCGAGCCTCCGCCGCCGTGGTGCTCGACCTGCTCGACGAGCTGCGGGATGACGGCCTGACCATCTTGTCGGTCACCCACGATCCCACCGTCGCGACCCGTGCCGACCGGGTCCTGCACGTCCACCACCGACGGCTCGTCGAGGGCCGCACCGATGGTCCACTGCCCCTCACCGACAACCGAACGGAGGAAAACCGGTGCCCGTTGAAGTGA
- a CDS encoding class I SAM-dependent methyltransferase, with translation MTVDSMVSIVSAHPWVADARATPGDVITVWPEPAATRAGPEPGPLLREHLDHWAEVYDWVYQEAVGRHSDDLDLSGWRASDTGEPLPIEHMREWLACTVGLVLAQRPRRVLEIGCGTGLLAHRLHPHLRGYLGTDVAPAAVHRLGEADLPRTAFVQAAAHETATARVRAAMDDAFGQGVTPDCVLLNSVTQCFPGLGYLAEVLRQALAVVADGGTVIVGDVRHSDLLTAHFTWLEQSRDPDVGADDLRTRIRAAIAADEELSFSPRAVAAALTAQGRPVRVSLHARTMEQDTELTRYRYDIVLHVGAGVPEVPAPVRRIPWSGQVGADLAATLRAASADDPIVVSGIPNALLYDAPTAATPHALRHAVRELDAVVLLDPHDPRLLAVAAPAAGGLLALEDLVGSGPATGPEAHEPLAGFVRRRLPEVLRDHLRRQVPGTRPPRIVVADDSERRGTR, from the coding sequence GTGACCGTCGATTCGATGGTGTCCATCGTCTCGGCGCATCCGTGGGTCGCCGATGCGCGCGCCACACCGGGCGATGTCATCACGGTGTGGCCCGAGCCCGCCGCCACCCGCGCCGGCCCCGAACCAGGGCCCCTGCTGCGGGAGCACCTCGATCACTGGGCCGAGGTGTACGACTGGGTGTACCAGGAGGCCGTCGGGCGACACTCGGACGACCTGGATCTGTCCGGCTGGCGTGCCTCGGACACCGGCGAGCCCTTGCCCATCGAACACATGCGGGAATGGCTGGCCTGCACTGTCGGCTTGGTTCTCGCCCAACGGCCGCGACGCGTCCTGGAGATCGGCTGCGGTACCGGGCTGCTTGCGCACCGCCTGCACCCGCACCTGCGCGGCTACCTGGGTACCGATGTGGCGCCTGCGGCGGTACATCGACTCGGGGAAGCAGACCTGCCCCGTACCGCGTTCGTCCAGGCCGCCGCACACGAGACCGCGACCGCCAGGGTGCGGGCGGCCATGGACGATGCCTTCGGCCAGGGCGTCACGCCGGACTGCGTGCTGCTGAACTCCGTCACCCAGTGCTTTCCCGGGCTCGGCTATCTGGCCGAGGTGCTGCGACAGGCGCTGGCCGTGGTGGCGGACGGGGGCACGGTAATCGTCGGCGACGTTCGGCACAGCGATCTCCTGACCGCGCACTTCACCTGGCTGGAGCAGTCTCGCGATCCCGACGTCGGCGCAGACGACCTCCGAACCCGGATACGAGCGGCAATCGCGGCGGACGAGGAACTGTCATTTTCGCCCCGGGCCGTCGCGGCGGCGCTCACCGCGCAGGGGCGGCCGGTACGGGTGAGCCTGCACGCGCGCACCATGGAACAGGACACGGAGCTGACCCGATACCGCTACGACATCGTCCTGCACGTCGGCGCCGGCGTGCCGGAGGTGCCCGCACCGGTCCGGAGGATCCCCTGGTCGGGGCAGGTCGGTGCAGACCTCGCCGCGACGCTTCGGGCGGCGTCGGCCGACGATCCGATCGTCGTCTCCGGCATCCCCAACGCGTTGTTGTACGACGCGCCGACGGCGGCCACGCCCCACGCTCTCCGCCACGCCGTACGCGAACTGGACGCCGTGGTACTGCTCGACCCGCACGACCCCCGGCTGCTGGCCGTCGCCGCACCCGCCGCCGGTGGGCTCCTGGCCCTCGAGGACCTCGTCGGTAGCGGGCCGGCGACCGGGCCCGAGGCACACGAGCCACTCGCCGGCTTCGTACGCCGCCGGCTGCCCGAGGTGCTGCGTGACCACCTGCGGCGGCAGGTGCCGGGAACTCGACCACCCAGGATCGTGGTGGCCGACGACTCCGAACGCAGGGGAACACGGTGA
- a CDS encoding class I SAM-dependent methyltransferase: MSGQPVDAVVDLPGVSAWQWVPGPERPTLLVAPEAPSTAGRTTAGAEQTFVDGATAAGDAAVAGADLSSLPQLSRLLDEVALLAMARVLHRARLFRDGAKHDTGQVLDVLRVAPRHAWIVRRWLSTLVIEERLRYDPSTGHHHDLVAPDRVGYARARRELDEARRGLGYPPSMTRFFVATAERLPALLRDEAGVQELLFPDGSTDTAEGNYRDNLPSRWVNHAAAALIAGGTHSSGGPLRILEVGAGIGATTRPVLNALAGTELDYLFTDVSRFFLTSARTLLGDRPGLRFGLFDINRPPLGPEFTPGYRDVILAANVLHNARHVGRALAALRELLSPDGLLVLVESCHEHYQALTSMYLLMSPSAEEQRWFTDVRSGQDRVFLSPAEWVDQLDAAGFDPLPVLPGNGHPLADAGQRVIAGRVRSNLARPDPVLVEATLAARLPPSDRPERIHAVDRVMSAPTTVPMGEPR, from the coding sequence GTGAGCGGTCAGCCGGTCGACGCTGTGGTTGACCTGCCCGGGGTGAGCGCCTGGCAATGGGTTCCCGGCCCTGAACGGCCGACCTTGCTGGTCGCACCCGAGGCGCCCAGCACCGCCGGACGGACGACAGCGGGCGCGGAACAGACGTTCGTCGACGGGGCGACGGCAGCCGGGGACGCCGCCGTGGCCGGCGCCGACCTGTCCTCGCTTCCTCAACTGAGCCGGCTGTTGGACGAGGTCGCCCTGCTCGCGATGGCTCGGGTGCTGCACCGGGCGCGGCTCTTCCGCGACGGCGCGAAACACGACACCGGACAGGTGCTGGACGTGTTGCGGGTCGCACCGCGACACGCCTGGATCGTGCGTCGATGGCTGTCCACGCTGGTAATCGAGGAAAGGCTCCGGTACGACCCGAGCACCGGCCACCACCACGATCTCGTCGCGCCGGATCGCGTCGGGTACGCCCGTGCCCGGCGGGAGCTGGACGAGGCGCGTCGCGGCCTTGGCTACCCGCCGTCGATGACCCGTTTCTTCGTGGCCACGGCCGAACGGCTGCCGGCCCTGCTGCGGGACGAGGCCGGGGTGCAGGAGCTGCTGTTCCCGGACGGTTCCACCGACACCGCCGAGGGCAACTATCGGGACAACCTACCCAGCCGGTGGGTCAACCACGCGGCGGCCGCGCTGATCGCCGGCGGCACCCACAGCTCGGGTGGTCCACTGCGGATCCTGGAGGTGGGCGCCGGGATCGGGGCGACCACTCGGCCGGTGCTCAACGCGCTGGCCGGCACCGAGCTGGACTACCTGTTCACCGATGTGTCGCGCTTCTTCCTCACGTCGGCGCGGACGCTCCTTGGGGACCGTCCGGGGTTGCGGTTCGGCCTGTTCGACATCAACCGACCGCCGCTCGGCCCGGAGTTCACGCCCGGGTACCGAGATGTCATCCTGGCCGCGAACGTCCTCCACAACGCTCGCCACGTGGGCCGGGCGCTGGCCGCACTGCGGGAGCTGCTGTCCCCGGACGGGCTGCTGGTGCTCGTCGAGTCCTGCCACGAGCACTACCAAGCGCTCACCTCCATGTACCTGCTCATGTCTCCATCCGCCGAGGAACAGCGCTGGTTCACCGACGTGCGATCCGGACAGGACCGGGTGTTCCTCAGCCCGGCCGAGTGGGTCGACCAGTTGGACGCGGCCGGCTTCGATCCGCTGCCGGTCCTGCCCGGCAACGGTCATCCGTTGGCTGACGCGGGACAGCGGGTGATCGCCGGCCGGGTCCGATCCAACCTCGCACGCCCGGATCCGGTGCTCGTCGAAGCGACCCTCGCGGCCCGGTTGCCGCCAAGTGATCGCCCCGAACGGATCCACGCCGTGGACCGTGTCATGTCCGCCCCGACCACTGTCCCGATGGGAGAACCTCGTTGA
- a CDS encoding condensation domain-containing protein yields the protein MTDPADTTSPTALVDAVRGVWADVLDVDVTAVPGDASFLSLGGDSVLTVRMAALVRQRLGVALALADVRVEHSPAQLAALIQERGTATGGVRALPLDLKRRDDPEAPFPLLPLQQGYFVGQQDGWELSYRSAHHYVDIGLEDIETDEIAEALQDALERLAEHQAVLRARILPDGRQRILPLDDPEAIPVLRVTDLSTASADEIAERLTAIRREMSTDGPDPTRGCGLDMRLTLLPGAKARLHSSTSLMIVDGWSSGVFYRDLFALVTDQNAMLTPLDVDFGDYAVTLDGLSETESWRADRDWWWNRLDDLPLPPALPLIADPADVRPALMGARQAVLDADRWAALREHCSRHGVTPSAAMFAVFSTALARACGHRRFLLNTLQLNRLPLHPDVPRLVGAFSSTMLVPVELPQTATFSDLAARAQRDIGEAMAHNLVTGVEVSRELGRRRDTRRPVAPVVFQSTLGVDAALGSEVPRAAGPLGSIDLSSHYQQLRTPQVALEVRLFELRDELVVVFSLVEEIFDASYVDRMFGEVMAMIESLVEADRWSAPVDLPGFLDAPEQGPSLARLSVPTGSTGTVDEPGLPRDDLERAIADHWAVLLGCGVPDRAANFFALGGDSLLAVRMLGALAREKVGRVTPRRFLDHPTVAGLASAVREPAEAAGQTVGIGS from the coding sequence TTGACCGACCCCGCCGATACCACCAGTCCGACCGCACTCGTCGATGCCGTGCGCGGTGTCTGGGCCGATGTCCTAGACGTCGACGTGACCGCCGTTCCGGGCGATGCCAGCTTCCTCAGCCTCGGTGGCGATTCCGTCCTGACCGTCCGGATGGCGGCGCTGGTCCGACAACGGCTCGGGGTGGCCCTGGCTCTGGCCGACGTTCGCGTCGAACACAGTCCGGCCCAGTTGGCCGCCCTCATCCAGGAGCGCGGTACCGCCACGGGTGGCGTGCGCGCGCTGCCGCTGGACCTCAAGCGACGGGATGACCCGGAAGCCCCGTTCCCGCTTCTTCCGCTGCAACAGGGCTACTTCGTCGGCCAGCAGGATGGATGGGAGCTCTCCTACCGGTCGGCCCACCACTACGTGGACATCGGCCTAGAGGACATCGAAACAGACGAGATCGCTGAGGCGTTGCAGGACGCGCTGGAGCGGCTCGCCGAGCACCAGGCGGTGCTGCGCGCGCGGATCCTGCCCGACGGACGGCAGCGGATCCTGCCCCTGGACGATCCGGAGGCGATCCCGGTGCTGCGGGTGACCGACCTCAGCACGGCTAGCGCGGACGAGATCGCCGAAAGGCTGACTGCCATCCGTCGCGAGATGAGCACCGACGGCCCCGACCCGACCCGAGGATGCGGTCTGGACATGCGGCTGACCCTGCTTCCGGGGGCCAAGGCGCGGCTGCACTCCTCGACCAGCCTGATGATCGTCGACGGCTGGTCGTCGGGAGTCTTCTACCGCGACCTGTTCGCACTGGTCACCGATCAGAACGCGATGCTCACACCGCTGGACGTCGACTTCGGTGACTACGCCGTGACCCTGGACGGACTGTCCGAGACCGAGTCGTGGCGGGCCGACCGTGACTGGTGGTGGAATCGGCTCGACGACCTTCCGCTTCCCCCGGCCCTGCCACTGATCGCCGACCCGGCCGACGTCCGACCGGCCCTGATGGGTGCCCGGCAGGCGGTCCTGGACGCGGACCGTTGGGCAGCCCTACGGGAACACTGCAGTCGACATGGCGTCACCCCGTCTGCGGCCATGTTCGCCGTCTTCTCCACCGCGCTGGCCCGTGCCTGCGGACACCGCAGATTCCTGCTCAACACCCTGCAGCTGAACCGCCTCCCGCTGCACCCGGATGTGCCCCGGCTGGTTGGTGCCTTCTCCTCCACCATGCTCGTACCGGTGGAGCTGCCCCAGACGGCGACCTTCTCCGACCTCGCGGCTCGCGCCCAGCGCGACATCGGGGAGGCCATGGCGCACAACCTGGTGACCGGGGTGGAGGTCTCCCGCGAACTCGGACGGCGCCGTGACACCCGACGGCCGGTGGCTCCGGTGGTCTTCCAGAGCACGTTGGGGGTCGACGCCGCGCTCGGTAGCGAGGTGCCCCGAGCCGCCGGACCGTTGGGCTCGATCGACCTGTCCAGCCACTACCAGCAGCTACGGACGCCGCAGGTGGCGCTCGAGGTTCGGCTGTTCGAGCTACGCGACGAGCTGGTGGTCGTGTTCTCCCTGGTAGAGGAAATCTTCGACGCCTCGTACGTGGACCGGATGTTCGGGGAAGTCATGGCCATGATCGAGTCACTGGTCGAGGCGGATCGCTGGTCCGCGCCGGTCGACCTGCCGGGCTTTCTGGACGCGCCCGAGCAGGGCCCCTCGCTTGCCCGCCTGTCCGTGCCGACCGGGTCGACCGGGACGGTCGACGAGCCTGGGCTGCCGCGCGACGATCTCGAACGGGCGATCGCGGATCACTGGGCGGTGCTGCTCGGCTGCGGAGTGCCGGACCGGGCCGCGAACTTCTTTGCGCTCGGCGGGGACTCGCTGCTCGCGGTACGGATGCTCGGAGCCCTCGCCCGGGAGAAGGTCGGGCGGGTGACGCCGCGTCGGTTCCTTGACCATCCCACTGTGGCGGGACTCGCCAGCGCTGTCCGTGAGCCGGCCGAAGCCGCCGGCCAGACCGTCGGCATCGGATCGTGA
- a CDS encoding NAD(P)/FAD-dependent oxidoreductase, which yields MYDVIVVGGGPAGLNAALVSGRQRRRVLVVDSGNPRNAPASEMHMFLSRDGFSPAELRKVGREELSGYPSVELRVGQVDSVAPAEGGFTVVLAGDETHRARKLVLATGQVDLTDAVDGLAARFGRGVFHCPFCHGYETRGMTLAVLGHELPQVMQALYVADRFSDDVIVCTNGHPVPEPAVSRLATAGIPVREEPVIRIDGQEGDMRLVFADGTVLERQAVYHRAPTRQHSALAEQLGCELLPDGCVRVDEFQRTSVPGVYAAGDTARLAALPDALTFVITGAADGARAAVWLDQELFREDVGLTG from the coding sequence GTGTACGACGTGATCGTGGTGGGCGGGGGGCCGGCCGGTCTCAACGCCGCGCTGGTGTCGGGCCGACAGCGCCGGCGGGTGCTGGTTGTGGACAGTGGTAACCCGCGTAACGCACCGGCGTCCGAGATGCACATGTTCCTCAGCAGAGACGGCTTCTCTCCGGCTGAACTGCGCAAGGTGGGCCGGGAGGAACTGTCGGGGTACCCGAGTGTGGAGCTGCGGGTGGGCCAGGTCGACAGCGTCGCGCCCGCCGAAGGCGGGTTCACCGTGGTGCTGGCGGGCGACGAAACCCACCGAGCCCGCAAGCTGGTCCTGGCAACGGGGCAGGTCGATCTCACTGACGCCGTCGACGGGCTTGCCGCCCGCTTCGGGCGCGGCGTCTTCCACTGCCCCTTCTGCCACGGCTACGAGACCCGGGGCATGACCCTCGCGGTGCTCGGGCACGAACTGCCGCAGGTCATGCAGGCACTGTATGTCGCCGACCGGTTCAGTGACGACGTCATCGTCTGCACGAACGGACATCCCGTCCCGGAACCGGCCGTGAGCCGGCTGGCCACCGCCGGCATCCCCGTCCGTGAGGAGCCCGTCATCCGGATCGACGGGCAGGAAGGTGACATGCGGCTGGTCTTCGCCGACGGCACGGTGCTCGAACGGCAGGCCGTGTACCACCGGGCGCCCACCCGTCAGCACTCTGCCCTGGCTGAACAGCTCGGGTGCGAACTCCTGCCGGACGGTTGCGTACGCGTCGACGAGTTCCAACGGACCTCTGTGCCGGGTGTGTACGCCGCCGGGGACACCGCCCGTCTGGCCGCACTGCCCGACGCACTGACGTTTGTCATCACGGGCGCGGCGGACGGCGCGCGCGCCGCGGTGTGGCTGGACCAGGAACTGTTCCGGGAGGACGTCGGACTGACCGGCTGA
- a CDS encoding saccharopine dehydrogenase NADP-binding domain-containing protein → MSRITTIGVLGGYGAVGSAVVRRLHQSTAALLLVAGRDLGRAEKLVRSLDANGALAEPVAVDLADPAALDRLAARCDLLVNCAGPSYRVLDTVARAAMRNGADYVDAAGDDPTFLRLTTDGGAREWQAAGRVALLSAGALPGLSGLLPRHLATTVGRASRLDAYLGGVAPLSPAAAGDVLLSRGPEHGTPGAGWRDGVVRERSLEPRRGLSLAAFPRPVDAFPFLATEAVRLARALQIGEVNWYTAFGGGRLPEQLALSWALGDIDTSAVVSAAAEDVRRHGTWYGQEFHLWDGDDPEASPRVLSLACEDSYELSGFMAAAAATAVLAGETPAGVHFAADVLIPTEIFQALSAEPAAKISLDGPDVPATPR, encoded by the coding sequence ATGAGCCGCATCACGACGATCGGCGTTCTCGGCGGCTATGGAGCCGTTGGTAGCGCGGTCGTGCGCCGTCTGCACCAGAGCACGGCCGCCTTACTCCTCGTTGCCGGACGAGACCTCGGCCGGGCTGAGAAACTCGTCCGCTCCTTGGATGCGAACGGCGCCCTTGCCGAGCCGGTGGCGGTCGACCTTGCTGATCCGGCCGCGCTCGACCGACTCGCGGCCCGGTGTGACCTCCTCGTCAACTGCGCCGGTCCGTCGTACCGGGTTCTTGACACAGTCGCCCGAGCGGCGATGCGCAACGGCGCCGACTACGTCGACGCCGCCGGCGACGATCCCACCTTCCTGCGTCTGACCACCGACGGCGGCGCGCGCGAGTGGCAGGCAGCCGGGCGGGTCGCCCTGCTGTCGGCCGGGGCTCTCCCAGGGCTGTCCGGGCTCCTGCCGCGCCACCTGGCCACCACCGTCGGACGGGCCAGCCGGCTCGACGCCTACCTTGGCGGAGTGGCACCGCTGTCCCCGGCAGCGGCCGGAGACGTACTGCTCAGTCGCGGGCCCGAACACGGCACCCCCGGGGCCGGCTGGCGGGACGGCGTCGTCCGCGAACGCAGCCTCGAGCCCCGCCGCGGCCTGTCACTTGCCGCATTCCCCCGGCCGGTGGACGCCTTCCCCTTTCTCGCCACCGAGGCCGTCCGACTCGCTCGCGCGCTCCAGATCGGCGAGGTCAACTGGTACACCGCCTTCGGCGGCGGCCGGCTTCCCGAGCAACTGGCACTATCCTGGGCCCTGGGCGACATCGACACATCAGCGGTGGTCAGCGCGGCGGCCGAGGACGTACGGCGCCACGGCACATGGTATGGCCAGGAGTTCCACCTCTGGGACGGGGACGACCCCGAGGCGTCGCCGCGGGTCCTGTCGCTGGCCTGCGAGGACTCCTACGAACTCAGCGGATTCATGGCCGCCGCGGCGGCGACCGCCGTCCTCGCGGGCGAGACGCCCGCAGGAGTGCACTTCGCGGCCGACGTGCTCATACCCACCGAGATCTTCCAGGCACTCTCCGCCGAACCAGCCGCGAAGATCAGCCTTGACGGACCGGATGTGCCGGCTACGCCCCGGTGA